The Flammeovirga kamogawensis genome includes a region encoding these proteins:
- a CDS encoding ester cyclase, which produces MNNQEIVGKWFNAVWGEEYNPAVIAELASEDMVMKYPLHGERRGYQEIKEMLDELRTAFPDLKFQCTGLIEDKNIVAGKWEGGGTHTGPEFSDLPKIPGLPALVLPENSGRRAEWTGMSYFKIENGKIVSEIGEEDALGAALQFGLLTVK; this is translated from the coding sequence ATGAACAATCAAGAAATTGTAGGGAAATGGTTTAATGCTGTATGGGGTGAAGAATATAACCCAGCTGTAATTGCTGAATTAGCTAGCGAAGACATGGTAATGAAGTATCCATTACATGGTGAAAGAAGAGGGTATCAAGAGATAAAAGAGATGCTTGATGAATTGCGAACTGCCTTTCCTGACCTTAAATTTCAATGCACAGGCCTTATTGAAGATAAGAATATTGTGGCAGGAAAATGGGAAGGTGGTGGAACTCACACTGGCCCTGAATTTTCTGATTTACCAAAAATTCCGGGTTTGCCTGCTTTAGTTTTACCAGAAAATTCTGGAAGAAGAGCAGAATGGACAGGTATGTCTTATTTTAAAATTGAAAATGGAAAGATTGTTAGTGAAATTGGTGAAGAAGATGCTTTAGGAGCAGCACTTCAATTTGGACTTCTAACGGTAAAATAA
- a CDS encoding DUF4493 domain-containing protein, whose amino-acid sequence MKNILSFILLIFIVGCTAEQTHLLPSNQQGELRIAFFSNQRTLVDMSNYGLTISDAAGDVIYAFDKLSDVPETITLGVGNYTASCYSASEMTPVTFTSPYYYGEEMFTIESNKETAVTIECLLKQVILNITFDTSVTADAEDYYAIIETANGSLEVNEATESKVYVEQSAVIITTYIKKKDGTSKQGKQILSSLDEQTEYNVFISFQ is encoded by the coding sequence ATGAAAAATATACTATCATTTATACTCCTTATTTTTATAGTAGGTTGTACTGCAGAACAGACTCACCTACTACCAAGTAACCAGCAAGGAGAATTGCGTATTGCATTTTTTTCAAACCAAAGAACTCTCGTAGATATGAGTAATTATGGTTTAACAATTAGTGATGCAGCCGGTGACGTGATTTATGCTTTCGATAAGCTTTCTGATGTTCCTGAAACGATTACTTTAGGCGTTGGTAATTATACCGCTAGCTGTTATAGTGCATCAGAAATGACTCCCGTGACGTTTACTTCACCTTATTATTATGGTGAAGAAATGTTTACCATAGAGAGTAATAAAGAAACAGCTGTAACAATTGAATGTTTATTAAAACAAGTGATTTTAAACATTACTTTCGATACATCTGTTACAGCAGATGCAGAAGATTATTATGCAATAATAGAAACAGCAAACGGCAGTTTAGAGGTAAACGAAGCTACAGAATCTAAAGTATATGTAGAGCAATCAGCAGTTATAATAACTACTTATATCAAAAAGAAGGACGGAACTAGCAAGCAAGGAAAACAAATACTTTCATCATTAGATGAGCAGACAGAGTATAATGTATTCATTTCATTTCAATAA
- a CDS encoding OsmC family protein, with product MNKNHNYEILVEWTGNTGEGTKKYNSYTRDLSIEGKGKYMKIEGSSDPAFLGDKEKYNPEDLFLASLSSCHMLWYLHLCSVNKIVVLEYKDNAKGTMLEDKNGSGRFSNVTLYPEVTIENIEMKELAEKLHQKANEMCFIANSCNFKIDHSPTIKPL from the coding sequence ATGAATAAAAATCATAATTACGAAATTCTTGTTGAGTGGACAGGAAATACAGGGGAGGGAACAAAAAAGTACAATTCTTATACACGAGACCTTTCAATAGAAGGGAAAGGAAAGTATATGAAAATAGAAGGGTCATCTGATCCTGCCTTTTTAGGAGATAAAGAAAAATATAATCCAGAAGATTTGTTCTTAGCTTCACTATCATCATGCCATATGCTTTGGTATCTTCATTTATGTTCTGTGAATAAAATTGTTGTTCTAGAATATAAAGACAATGCGAAAGGGACTATGCTTGAGGACAAAAATGGTAGTGGACGGTTTTCAAATGTAACACTATATCCTGAGGTTACTATTGAAAATATTGAAATGAAAGAATTAGCAGAAAAGTTACATCAAAAAGCAAATGAAATGTGTTTTATTGCCAATTCTTGTAACTTCAAAATTGATCATTCTCCAACTATTAAACCATTATAA
- a CDS encoding bifunctional helix-turn-helix domain-containing protein/methylated-DNA--[protein]-cysteine S-methyltransferase, producing MDEQQKMDYDRIAIAIEHIKSNFKNQPSLDDLAEVVHLSSFHFQRMFNDWAGVSPKKFTQYLTLEYAKELLTNQKISISETAFELGLSGTSRLHDLFISIEGMTPGEFKKGGKALSIKYSLTESPFGKIIVASTSKGICHMAFYTNKEEAIEIMKKRFPNASYLNEKDGMHENAIGIFYSDWNNLDKVKLHLNGTDFQLKVWESLLKIPFGGVSTYGKVAQSIGNPKASRAVGTAIGSNPVSFLIPCHRVIQSSGNTGQYMWGAVRKSAILGWEAVKINS from the coding sequence ATGGATGAGCAACAAAAAATGGACTATGATAGAATTGCTATAGCTATAGAGCATATTAAATCAAATTTTAAAAACCAACCTTCTCTCGATGACTTAGCCGAGGTTGTTCATTTAAGTTCTTTTCATTTTCAGAGAATGTTTAATGATTGGGCAGGAGTTAGTCCTAAAAAATTCACACAGTATTTAACACTCGAATATGCAAAAGAATTGCTAACCAATCAGAAAATAAGTATTTCTGAAACAGCTTTTGAACTAGGTCTATCAGGAACAAGTAGATTACATGATCTCTTTATTTCTATTGAAGGAATGACTCCGGGTGAATTTAAAAAAGGTGGGAAAGCTTTATCGATTAAATATAGTTTAACCGAAAGCCCTTTTGGGAAAATAATTGTAGCATCAACTTCAAAAGGGATTTGTCATATGGCTTTTTACACGAATAAAGAAGAGGCTATAGAAATTATGAAGAAACGCTTTCCGAATGCCAGCTATTTGAATGAGAAAGATGGAATGCACGAGAATGCAATAGGTATTTTTTATTCAGATTGGAATAACCTCGATAAAGTTAAACTGCATTTAAATGGTACAGATTTTCAATTGAAAGTATGGGAGTCTTTATTGAAAATTCCTTTTGGTGGAGTGAGTACTTACGGTAAAGTAGCTCAATCTATCGGAAATCCAAAAGCATCAAGAGCAGTAGGAACTGCAATTGGTAGCAACCCTGTCTCTTTTTTAATACCATGTCATAGAGTAATCCAATCTTCGGGTAATACTGGTCAGTACATGTGGGGTGCTGTAAGGAAATCTGCAATTCTTGGTTGGGAAGCGGTGAAAATTAACTCTTAA
- a CDS encoding DUF4493 domain-containing protein, with amino-acid sequence MNIISILLLFLAVLGCSSEETPSAPTTTNGKLSLNVTINKEVTEVANARTLEDDVTVDILDSNGEVAVSYASISAIPEEIELATGVYTSVAKSTSASLTGFDTPQYGGISESYSITTDALTAEKLDCTLQNTKVTVAYSDVIKNQYTTYSTNVTSDFGELTFEKDVTRAGYFRATGSLTVVATIGDNGQTVESVISDIQPTTLYKVTITIEEGTGKVVISVDESVLDGGNKDIVITPVEGEARPEYNTSIGFFTKNGKLYDPNGMEFVARGVNNAHFWFDNGGRDLALNALSAISANSSNMVRLVWQTDYNASNWENEEETVRLRKMINTCIANGMVPMIEMHDATGGENKEQIDAIVAYYTRPDILSVMKEFESILLINIANEWSGKNAVYRDTYTEAVTNLRSAGLMHTLVIDASGWGQDIQHVFDYGQNIIDSDPLKNILFSVHMYQSFRTEQSITAALEKAVELKLPLVVGEFGFKHGDPEIDIPFEHILTECERLEIGWLAWSWKGNSGGVEYLDLVEEWDGSKVTQWGTDIITGPFGLQNTAKKVSVLK; translated from the coding sequence ATGAATATAATAAGCATTCTACTTCTATTTTTAGCAGTATTAGGTTGCTCATCTGAGGAAACACCAAGCGCACCTACTACTACAAATGGAAAGTTATCTTTAAATGTTACCATTAATAAAGAGGTAACAGAAGTAGCGAATGCAAGAACATTAGAAGATGATGTAACCGTTGATATTTTAGATAGCAATGGAGAGGTAGCAGTTTCATACGCATCAATTTCAGCTATTCCAGAAGAAATAGAATTAGCTACAGGGGTATATACATCGGTGGCTAAAAGTACTTCTGCCTCTTTAACAGGCTTTGATACTCCTCAATATGGTGGTATTTCAGAAAGTTATTCTATTACTACTGATGCACTCACTGCGGAAAAGTTGGACTGTACTTTACAAAATACTAAAGTTACAGTAGCTTATTCTGATGTAATAAAGAATCAATACACAACTTATTCAACAAATGTAACTTCTGATTTTGGAGAATTAACTTTCGAAAAAGACGTAACAAGAGCGGGCTATTTTAGAGCTACAGGTAGCCTTACTGTTGTTGCTACAATTGGTGATAATGGCCAAACAGTTGAATCAGTAATTTCTGACATTCAACCTACAACACTTTACAAAGTGACTATTACCATTGAAGAAGGAACAGGAAAAGTAGTGATTTCTGTAGATGAGAGTGTACTTGATGGCGGAAATAAAGATATCGTAATTACTCCAGTTGAAGGAGAGGCAAGACCTGAGTACAATACATCTATTGGCTTTTTTACAAAGAATGGAAAATTGTATGATCCAAATGGTATGGAGTTCGTAGCTAGAGGAGTAAATAATGCTCATTTTTGGTTTGATAACGGAGGAAGAGATTTAGCATTAAATGCATTAAGTGCGATCAGTGCAAATTCTTCTAACATGGTACGTTTGGTATGGCAAACAGATTATAATGCTTCTAACTGGGAAAATGAAGAAGAAACAGTTCGCCTAAGAAAAATGATAAATACGTGTATTGCGAATGGTATGGTACCAATGATAGAGATGCACGATGCAACAGGTGGCGAAAATAAAGAGCAGATAGATGCAATTGTAGCCTATTATACTCGTCCAGATATTTTAAGTGTAATGAAGGAGTTCGAAAGTATTTTACTGATAAATATTGCCAACGAATGGAGTGGTAAAAACGCAGTCTATAGAGATACTTACACAGAAGCTGTTACAAATTTAAGAAGTGCAGGATTAATGCACACTTTAGTGATTGATGCAAGTGGATGGGGACAAGATATACAACATGTTTTTGATTATGGACAAAACATTATTGATAGTGATCCATTAAAAAATATTCTTTTTTCTGTACATATGTACCAAAGTTTTAGAACAGAACAAAGCATTACGGCAGCATTAGAAAAAGCTGTAGAATTAAAGCTTCCATTGGTTGTTGGTGAATTTGGGTTTAAACATGGAGACCCTGAAATAGATATTCCATTCGAGCATATTTTAACTGAATGTGAACGTCTAGAAATTGGATGGTTAGCATGGTCTTGGAAAGGAAACTCTGGAGGAGTGGAATACTTAGACCTTGTAGAAGAATGGGATGGAAGTAAAGTGACACAATGGGGTACTGATATTATTACAGGTCCTTTTGGTTTACAAAACACAGCAAAGAAAGTTTCAGTTTTAAAATAA
- a CDS encoding two-component regulator propeller domain-containing protein codes for MKLLLNSTLLLALFLSIRVIGQHKSFKHIPESAGLSNKIAKDIFRDTKGFLWIATQNGLNRYDGYEMKVFKNAETDTSTLSSNDINVIFEDSRQHLWVGTITNIHKIGRDGESFDRLLKRSPFEDNNFEFEITSIIEDQDKNIWVGTSGAGLYVFDLDGNQIKHYFKEQQRESFNFVHITALFEDQNSNIWIGHKDLSYTIFNPRKHSFKHNKISLASTRFRNNTGSYITNFVETADKGVIASTLNSGILAFESKTNKINYLRGINKGLHHPTVKDMAVDEEKNLWLGTSDGLHFIPKYKNKVQKVYKSNDLNTSSLSDNAVLSLYYDQQNILWCGVWGRGIDYAEPTFKKFETFKREPMKANSLNNDMVQTIMEDHEENLWFGTSGGGVTHYNVTNDVYEHFTPQKGNKEKLQSWSVFSVFEDSDHDIWVGSYLGGLSLLDRETKKFKTFKNIPNDPTSLPNDDVRAIFEDANNQLWIATNGGGIAKFDKYSETFEVYKREEAKGQETLASNWTLNIMEDSRGWLWIGTYGGVSIYYPDSDKFISFNHNDKEQNSLAHNWVYSIIEDRNNTIWIGTAGGLNKIDAKYLDKEIESYKKDFMTKHTEENGLINNAINGIIEDEEGYLWISSNMGLSKFNKEKNTFIHYSKDDGLQGNEFIPMAYCKTAEGKLIFGGRNGANAFFTSDININPFKPNVFLTNFSLFNKEIFPSSEENSVLVQSIIDTESITLLHDQNVLTFDFVALNMISSDNNKYAYKMEGFDKEWNHVNNKREAVYTNLDPGDYIFMVKGTNNDGIWNEEGRNLLITILPPYWQTWWFRLFVFIILLIATISGYKWRVRAYKEAQRVLEETVQERTIELADKNNDLLTINEEVQQQAEELEMQRDHLAETNNLISDQNRNLKEKNEEISNLVGQLQGANEEISLKNKHITDSIRYAKTMQQAILPLDDSFESIFANHFVLFKPKDIVSGDFYWVSTRNKDGKTFVASVDCTGHGVPGAFMSMVGMALLNKIVNENGESNPIKILEKLDEGIREALRQDESKNRDGMDLSIVCIEQTSPTEFDLLFSSAKSVMYIFKAPKGKIQRITGDRISIGGLRRKKKKQFSVQKFSLKRGDRFYLTTDGYVDQCDESRKKFGTIKFEKILEQTVKYSLDSQYQMLQDILKIHQGNAEQRDDITVMGFEV; via the coding sequence ATGAAACTACTACTGAACAGTACATTACTATTGGCCTTATTTCTTAGCATAAGAGTAATTGGGCAACACAAATCTTTTAAGCACATTCCAGAAAGTGCAGGGTTATCTAATAAAATAGCAAAAGATATTTTTAGAGATACCAAAGGATTTTTATGGATAGCTACGCAAAATGGTTTGAACCGTTATGATGGCTATGAAATGAAAGTATTTAAAAATGCAGAGACAGATACCTCTACTTTATCAAGTAATGATATTAATGTAATTTTTGAAGATTCTCGACAACATTTGTGGGTGGGTACAATAACCAATATTCATAAAATAGGAAGAGATGGCGAAAGTTTTGACCGTTTATTAAAACGTTCTCCTTTTGAAGATAATAACTTCGAATTTGAAATTACATCAATAATAGAAGATCAAGATAAAAATATTTGGGTAGGCACATCTGGAGCAGGTTTATATGTTTTTGATCTAGATGGAAACCAAATCAAGCATTACTTTAAAGAACAACAAAGGGAAAGCTTTAATTTCGTTCATATCACTGCGTTATTTGAAGATCAAAATAGCAATATATGGATAGGGCATAAAGATTTATCATATACTATTTTTAACCCTAGAAAGCACTCATTTAAGCACAATAAAATCTCTTTAGCATCAACTAGATTTAGAAATAATACAGGAAGTTACATTACTAATTTTGTAGAAACTGCAGATAAAGGTGTTATTGCTTCTACACTAAATAGTGGAATTCTAGCTTTCGAATCAAAGACAAATAAAATAAACTATTTACGAGGAATTAATAAAGGCTTACATCATCCTACGGTAAAAGATATGGCTGTAGATGAAGAAAAAAACTTATGGTTAGGAACGTCAGATGGGCTTCATTTTATTCCTAAATATAAAAATAAGGTACAAAAAGTTTATAAAAGTAATGACCTTAACACTAGTAGTTTAAGTGATAATGCAGTTCTTTCTTTATACTACGACCAACAAAATATTCTTTGGTGTGGTGTATGGGGTAGAGGAATTGATTATGCAGAACCAACTTTTAAAAAATTCGAGACTTTTAAGCGTGAACCAATGAAAGCAAATAGCTTAAATAATGATATGGTACAGACGATAATGGAAGATCACGAAGAGAATTTATGGTTTGGTACTAGTGGAGGTGGGGTAACGCATTACAATGTAACTAATGATGTTTATGAACATTTTACACCTCAAAAAGGCAATAAAGAGAAGTTGCAATCTTGGTCTGTATTTTCTGTTTTTGAAGACAGTGATCACGATATTTGGGTGGGCTCTTATTTAGGTGGACTTTCTTTATTAGATAGGGAAACGAAAAAATTTAAGACATTTAAAAACATTCCTAACGATCCAACTTCTCTACCAAATGATGATGTAAGGGCAATTTTTGAAGATGCTAACAACCAATTATGGATTGCTACGAATGGTGGTGGAATTGCAAAATTTGATAAATACTCCGAAACTTTTGAGGTCTATAAAAGAGAAGAAGCTAAAGGACAAGAAACGCTAGCAAGTAATTGGACCCTCAATATAATGGAAGACAGCAGGGGGTGGTTATGGATTGGAACTTATGGCGGTGTAAGTATTTATTATCCAGATTCTGATAAGTTTATCAGTTTTAACCATAATGATAAAGAGCAGAATTCTCTAGCTCATAATTGGGTATATTCAATTATAGAAGATAGAAATAATACTATTTGGATTGGAACAGCAGGTGGTTTAAATAAGATTGATGCCAAGTATTTAGACAAGGAAATAGAATCATATAAAAAGGATTTTATGACAAAACATACTGAAGAAAATGGGTTAATTAATAACGCAATAAATGGTATAATTGAAGACGAAGAAGGCTATTTATGGATAAGCTCTAACATGGGCTTGTCTAAGTTTAATAAAGAGAAAAATACGTTTATCCATTATAGTAAAGATGATGGATTGCAAGGAAATGAGTTTATTCCGATGGCATATTGTAAAACTGCCGAAGGAAAATTAATTTTTGGAGGTAGAAATGGAGCAAATGCTTTTTTTACATCAGACATAAATATTAATCCATTTAAACCGAATGTTTTTCTAACAAATTTCTCTCTTTTTAATAAGGAAATTTTCCCATCATCAGAAGAAAATAGCGTTTTAGTACAAAGTATTATTGATACAGAATCTATAACGCTTTTGCACGATCAGAATGTACTAACATTTGATTTTGTTGCCTTAAATATGATTTCATCTGACAATAATAAATACGCTTATAAGATGGAGGGATTTGATAAAGAATGGAATCATGTAAACAATAAAAGAGAAGCGGTATACACCAATTTAGATCCTGGCGACTACATTTTTATGGTGAAAGGAACTAATAATGACGGAATTTGGAATGAAGAAGGGAGAAACCTTTTAATAACAATTCTGCCTCCATACTGGCAAACGTGGTGGTTTAGATTATTTGTATTTATAATTTTATTAATTGCGACAATTAGTGGCTACAAATGGAGAGTAAGAGCGTACAAAGAGGCGCAAAGAGTTTTAGAAGAAACGGTACAAGAACGCACAATAGAATTAGCAGATAAGAACAACGACCTGCTAACAATAAACGAAGAGGTACAACAACAAGCAGAAGAATTAGAAATGCAGCGAGATCATCTAGCTGAAACGAATAATCTTATTTCTGATCAGAATAGAAATTTAAAAGAGAAGAATGAAGAAATTTCTAATTTGGTAGGGCAATTACAAGGTGCAAACGAAGAAATATCTTTAAAAAACAAGCACATTACAGATAGTATTCGTTACGCAAAAACAATGCAACAGGCCATCTTACCACTTGATGATTCTTTTGAAAGTATTTTTGCCAATCACTTTGTTTTATTTAAACCAAAAGACATTGTATCTGGAGATTTTTATTGGGTAAGTACTCGAAATAAAGATGGAAAAACTTTTGTAGCCTCTGTAGATTGTACTGGGCATGGTGTACCCGGAGCGTTTATGTCTATGGTTGGTATGGCTTTACTAAATAAAATTGTGAATGAAAATGGGGAAAGTAACCCTATAAAAATATTAGAAAAATTAGACGAGGGTATTCGAGAGGCATTACGTCAGGATGAATCAAAGAATAGAGATGGAATGGATTTATCTATTGTTTGTATTGAGCAGACAAGTCCAACAGAGTTTGATTTATTATTCTCTTCAGCAAAAAGTGTGATGTACATTTTTAAAGCTCCAAAAGGTAAAATACAAAGAATTACTGGGGATAGGATCTCTATTGGAGGGTTAAGAAGAAAGAAGAAAAAACAATTTTCTGTTCAAAAATTCTCCCTAAAAAGAGGCGATAGGTTTTACTTAACTACAGACGGTTATGTAGATCAATGCGATGAGTCTAGAAAGAAATTTGGCACAATTAAGTTCGAGAAGATTTTAGAACAAACAGTAAAATATTCTCTGGATAGTCAGTACCAAATGCTCCAAGATATTCTAAAGATTCACCAAGGAAATGCAGAACAACGAGACGACATTACTGTAATGGGTTTTGAGGTATAA